In a single window of the Zonotrichia leucophrys gambelii isolate GWCS_2022_RI chromosome 2, RI_Zleu_2.0, whole genome shotgun sequence genome:
- the NACAD gene encoding NAC-alpha domain-containing protein 1 isoform X3: protein MPEGAEAAPPPMAAAPPPMPAKEEARPPPEGASCEPGAAAAAPPGSPCRPPPAEPLDARIVMGEETRSAPPELRGAPPVPCPFPAPPKEPPPGRPPALDPELFFTAPSTPVRAGGPRPGPPEEPTDGDSEGLCSPPTSPSGSYMTAEGGSWGSSGTASTSPSCSPNLAAEAEGLGEAEGEAEGLGGALGLPPGLGEPPAFPPLSPEEEDDDEDDDDEDGPFAPPGCADDEDEDDDDEDGQTPEEEEDEDEGSGLIPAALLPFRGSLLFQAEAVEISPRAAPEEEEEEDEGSTSASFLRSLSESSIPEGGDEAFAFRDDTDASSDSAAYDGDEDERLYGSERHAGTPPGSPAPPGVELHLRAGSPCTGTAPAPPGGDAQLDGHVCVPVTAFVPMAAAWPEPPEGAAAATEGSGTAQGPCPELAGTGPVPPAPGLCARDPQSHQPGGTNGDGPGSDSDGDNDLELSTGTVGSADGHSELGSAATALGTSVTPTPLDEMDTADNDVVAPVTPTPLDEMDAADNDVVAPVTPTPLDEMDSVDAVLVAPVAPSLVDSVDSDVVTPTPLDEMDVAAPSPVTPSPPDTDMVTPGTPIPLDTADADEVTASLMDSTATGLVAPSPLDAAAPDGVALVTPSPPDEPDTVATSHTVVTTVTASPPDELDSVATSLVTRVTPSPPHELEDTMATDLVTPTPLVTASPLDEPDTAATSLVTPVTPSPPHELDITATDLVTEMTPSQLDKMEAVDTVLVTPTLKDAVPTDLVTPVTPTLMASVATSPVTSPPMDESNAAAIDLVTSVTPLPMDESSTAATSLVTSVTPAPMATTDAAPVTPSVMDTADTRTVTSVTPSPQDETATVTTEMAPVTPDLKDTVTPDQKGTMTSAALTPDLKDTVTPAAVTPDLKDTVTPAAVTPDLKDTVTPAAVTPSPKDTVATTAVTPSPPAAVPAPCPPARAVSPVALAARESPAVPACPLARAPLSQPPGDIPEERGDAATASAEGLSPALPDTSRTGFVTVPAGGEAAPSLSAPEEEEEEEAEDEDEDEDAAPAPPSPQFTASEREVFVGTPPAPPELLPPPGAFSGRGAGPGVPPPAPRPGPEPPGPAAGDTDAKGPPSPPAAPPEQQQEEEEAVGGVAPSPLPAAGPPPEPPRPAPPKLSQVPPPRAPPGQEPPPGLPLSRKHLEAPQAPPQKEPEPRGRAGVPGAGAARAPPRGSLQSESSSSSEAEPPRPPPAPQRCQPNHRGSGNESESNDESIPELEEPEGSELPPAQPQVPLGHGLGPGEEPLSKAKQSRSEKKARKAMSKLGLRQIHGVTRITIRKSKNILFVISKPDVFKSPASDIYIVFGEAKIEDLSQQVHKAAAEKFKVPLEHSALVTDAAPALAIKEESEEEEEVDETGLEVRDIELVMAQANVSRPKAVRALRHNNNDIVNAIMELTM, encoded by the exons ATGCCGGAGGGAGCGGAGGCAG CGCCCCCGCCCATGGCCGCAGCGCCCCCGCCGATGCCGGCCAAGGAGGAGGCTCGCCCCCCGCCCGAGGGGGCCAGCTGTgagcccggcgccgccgccgccgccccccccggCTCTCCgtgccgccccccgcccgcggAGCCGCTGGACGCGCGCATCGTGATGGGCGAGGAGACGCGCAGCGCGCCGCCCGAGCTGCGGGGCGCGCCCCCCGTGCCTTGCCCCTTCCCCGCGCCCCCCAAGGAGCCGCCCCCGGGCCGCCCCCCCGCACTCGACCCCGAGCTCTTCTTCACGGCGCCCTCCACGCCGGTGCGGGCGGGGGGGCCGCGGCCGGGGCCGCCCGAGGAGCCGACGGACGGGGACAGCGAGGGGCTCTGCTCGCCCCCCACGTCCCCCTCGGGCTCCTACATGACGGCCGAGGGCGGCAGCTGGGGCTCCTCGGGCACCGCCAGCACCTCCCCGTCCTGCTCCCCCAACCTGGCGGCCGAGGCCGAAGGCCTGGGGGAGGCCGAGGGCGAGGCCGAAGGGCTGgggggtgccctggggctgccccccgGCCTGGGGGAACCCCCGGCCttccccccgctgtcccccgaggaggaggatgacgatgaggatgatgatgacgaGGACGGGCCCTTCGCGCCGCCGGGCTGCGCGGATGACGAGGacgaggatgatgatgatgaggacgGGCAGACcccggaggaggaggaggatgaggacgAGGGCTCGGGGCTGATCCCGGCGGCGCTGCTCCCGTTCCGCGGCAGTCTCCTCTTCCAGGCCGAGGCCGTGGAGATCTCACCGCGGGCCGcccccgaggaggaggaggaggaggatgaaggcaGCACCTCGGCGTCCTTCCTGCGCTCGCTGTCCGAGAGCTCCATCCCCGAGGGCGGGGACGAGGCCTTCGCCTTCCGCGACGACACCGACGCCTCCTCGGACTCGGCCGCCTACGACGGGGACGAGGACGAGCGGCTCTACGGCAGCGAGCGGCACGCGGGGACACCCCCGGGctcccccgcgccccccggcgTGGAGCTGCACCTGCGGGCCGGGTCCCCGTGCACCGGGACagccccggcaccgcccggcGGGGACGCGCAGCTGGACGGCCACGTCTGTGTCCCCGTCACCGCCTTTGTCCCCATGGCCGCGGCGTGGCCCGAGCCCCCCGAGGGGGCGGCGGCAGCCACAGAAGGTTCTGGAACAGCGCAGGGACCGTGCCCGGAGCTGGCAGGGACTGGCCCTGTCCCTCCGGCCCccgggctctgtgccagggacccccagagccaccagccGGGGGGCACCAACGGGGACGGGCCTGGCAGTGACAGCGATGGTGACAATGACCTCGAGCTCAGCACGGGGACAGTGGGGAGCGCCGATGGCCACAGCGAGCTGGGATCTGCAGCCACCGCCCTGGGGACATCAGTGACACCGACCCCCCTGGATGAGATGGACACTGCAGACAATGAtgtggtggcaccagtgacacCGACCCCCCTGGATGAGATGGACGCTGCAGACAATGAtgtggtggcaccagtgacacCAACCCCCCTGGATGAGATGGACTCAGTGGACGCTGTcctggtggcaccagtggcaccCAGCCTGGTGGACTCGGTGGACTCCGATGTGGTGACACCAACCCCCCTGGATGAGATGGACgttgcagcccccagcccagtgACACCCAGCCCGCCTGACACTGACATGGTGACACCGGGGACACCAATCCCACTGGACACTGCAGATGCTGATGAGGTGACAGCCAGCCTGATGGACAGCACAGCCACCGGCCTGGTGGCACCCAGCCCGTTggatgctgcagcccctgaTGGAGTGGCATTGGTGACACCAAGCCCACCAGATGAGCCAGACACTGTGGCCACCAGCCACACTGTGGTGACAACAGTGACAGCCAGCCCACCAGATGAGCTGGACAGTGTGGCTACCAGCCTGGTGACAAGAGTGACACCCAGCCCACCACATGAGCTGGAGGACACCATGGCCACGGACCTGGTGACACCAACCCCACTGGTGACAGCCAGCCCCCTAGATGAGCCCGATACTGCAGCCACCAGCCTggtgacaccagtgacaccaagCCCACCACATGAGCTGGACATCACGGCCACTGACCTGGTGACAGAGATGACACCCAGCCAGCTGGACAAGATGGAAGCTGTGGACACTGTCCTAGTGACACCCACTCTGAAGGATGCTGTGCCCACTGACTTggtgacaccagtgacacccACCCTGATGGCCAGTGTGGCCACCAGCCCGGTGACATCGCCCCCCATGGATGAGAGTAATGCTGCAGCCATTGACCTGGTGACATCTGTGACACCACTCCCCATGGACGAGAGTAGCACTGCGGCCACCAGCCTGGTGACATCGGTGACACCTGCCCCGATGGCCACCACGGACGCTGCCCCAGTGACCCCGAGTGTGATGGACACCGCGGACACCAGAACGGTGACATCGGTGACACCAAGCCCCCAGGATGAAACGGCCACTGTGACCACTGAGATGGCCCCCGTGACCCCTGACCTGAAGGACACCGTGACCCCCGACCAGAAGGGCACCATGACCTCTGCTGCATTGACCCCCGACCTGAAGGACACCGTGACCcctgctgcagtgacccctGACCTGAAGGACACCGTGACCcctgctgcagtgacccctGACCTGAAGGACACCGTGACCCCTGCTGCAGTGACCCCCAGCCCGAAGGACACCGTGGCCACCACTGCAGTGACCCCCAGCCCCCCGGCCGCTGtccctgccccgtgtccccctgcccGGGCCGTGTCCCCCGTGGCGCTGGCAGCCCGGGAgtcccccgctgtccccgcgtGTCCCCTGGCACGGGCACCGCTGTCACAGccccctggggacatccctgagGAGCGGGGGGACGCGGCCACCGCCTCGGCCGAGGGTTTGTCCCCGGCGCTGCCGGACACGTCCCGCACCGGCTTTGTCACCGTCCCCGCGGGGGGAGAGGCCGCGCCGAGCCTCTCGGCGcccgaggaggaggaagaggaggaagcagaggatgaggatgaagatgaggatgcGGCCCCCGCGCCCCCCTCGCCGCAGTTCACGGCCTCGGAGCGGGAGGTGTTCGTGGGGACCCCCCCGGCGCCCCCcgagctgctgccaccacccgGTGCCTTTtcggggcgcggggccggcccgggggtgccgccccccgccccccggccgggccccgagccccccggccccgctgcagGGGACACCGATGCCAAaggccccccgagcccccccgcGGCCCCCcccgagcagcagcaggaggaagaggaggccgTGGGGGGGGtcgcccccagccccctccccgctGCGGGGCcgccccctgagcccccccgCCCTGCGCCCCCCAAACTCAGCCAAGTGCctccccccagggccccccccgGCCAGGAGCCccccccggggctgcccctctCCAGGAAGCACCTCGAAG ccccccaggcGCCCCCGCAGAAGGAGCCggagccccggggccgggcgggggtcccgggggcgggggcggcccgggcGCCCCCCCGGGGGTCTCTGCAGTCCGAGTCGAGCTCGTCCAGCGAGGCTgagcccccccggccccccccggccccccagcGCTGCCAGCCCAACCACCGAG GGTCCGGGAACGAGTCCGAGAGCAACGACGAGTCCATCCCGGAGCTGGAGGAGCCCGAGGGCTCGGagctgccccctgcccagccccag GTGCCCCTCGGCCACGGCCTCGGGCCTGGGGAGGAGCCGCTCAGCAAAGCCAAGCAGAGCCGCAGCGAGAAGAAAGCCCGAAAG GCCATGTCCAAGCTGGGGCTGCGGCAGATCCACGGCGTCACCCGCATCACCATCCGCAAGTCCAAGAACATCCTGTTCGTCATCTCCAAACCCGACGTGTTCAAGAGCCCGGCCTCCGACATCTACATCGTCTTTGGGGAGGCCAAG aTCGAGGACTTGTCCCAGCAAGTGCACAAGGCAGCGGCTGAGAAGTTCAAGGTGCCCCTGGAGCACTCGGCGCTGGTGACTGacgctgctcctgccctggccatCAAGGAGGagagcgaggaggaggaggag gtggACGAGACAGGCCTGGAGGTGCGGGACATCGAGCTGGTGATGGCCCAGGCCAACGTGTCCCGGCCCAAGGCTGTGAGAGCCCTGAGGCACAACAACAACGACATCGTCAACGCCATCATG GAACTGACCATGTAG
- the NACAD gene encoding NAC-alpha domain-containing protein 1 isoform X1, protein MRMEQEDGAAPPPMAAAPPPMPAKEEARPPPEGASCEPGAAAAAPPGSPCRPPPAEPLDARIVMGEETRSAPPELRGAPPVPCPFPAPPKEPPPGRPPALDPELFFTAPSTPVRAGGPRPGPPEEPTDGDSEGLCSPPTSPSGSYMTAEGGSWGSSGTASTSPSCSPNLAAEAEGLGEAEGEAEGLGGALGLPPGLGEPPAFPPLSPEEEDDDEDDDDEDGPFAPPGCADDEDEDDDDEDGQTPEEEEDEDEGSGLIPAALLPFRGSLLFQAEAVEISPRAAPEEEEEEDEGSTSASFLRSLSESSIPEGGDEAFAFRDDTDASSDSAAYDGDEDERLYGSERHAGTPPGSPAPPGVELHLRAGSPCTGTAPAPPGGDAQLDGHVCVPVTAFVPMAAAWPEPPEGAAAATEGSGTAQGPCPELAGTGPVPPAPGLCARDPQSHQPGGTNGDGPGSDSDGDNDLELSTGTVGSADGHSELGSAATALGTSVTPTPLDEMDTADNDVVAPVTPTPLDEMDAADNDVVAPVTPTPLDEMDSVDAVLVAPVAPSLVDSVDSDVVTPTPLDEMDVAAPSPVTPSPPDTDMVTPGTPIPLDTADADEVTASLMDSTATGLVAPSPLDAAAPDGVALVTPSPPDEPDTVATSHTVVTTVTASPPDELDSVATSLVTRVTPSPPHELEDTMATDLVTPTPLVTASPLDEPDTAATSLVTPVTPSPPHELDITATDLVTEMTPSQLDKMEAVDTVLVTPTLKDAVPTDLVTPVTPTLMASVATSPVTSPPMDESNAAAIDLVTSVTPLPMDESSTAATSLVTSVTPAPMATTDAAPVTPSVMDTADTRTVTSVTPSPQDETATVTTEMAPVTPDLKDTVTPDQKGTMTSAALTPDLKDTVTPAAVTPDLKDTVTPAAVTPDLKDTVTPAAVTPSPKDTVATTAVTPSPPAAVPAPCPPARAVSPVALAARESPAVPACPLARAPLSQPPGDIPEERGDAATASAEGLSPALPDTSRTGFVTVPAGGEAAPSLSAPEEEEEEEAEDEDEDEDAAPAPPSPQFTASEREVFVGTPPAPPELLPPPGAFSGRGAGPGVPPPAPRPGPEPPGPAAGDTDAKGPPSPPAAPPEQQQEEEEAVGGVAPSPLPAAGPPPEPPRPAPPKLSQVPPPRAPPGQEPPPGLPLSRKHLEAPQAPPQKEPEPRGRAGVPGAGAARAPPRGSLQSESSSSSEAEPPRPPPAPQRCQPNHRGSGNESESNDESIPELEEPEGSELPPAQPQVPLGHGLGPGEEPLSKAKQSRSEKKARKAMSKLGLRQIHGVTRITIRKSKNILFVISKPDVFKSPASDIYIVFGEAKIEDLSQQVHKAAAEKFKVPLEHSALVTDAAPALAIKEESEEEEEVDETGLEVRDIELVMAQANVSRPKAVRALRHNNNDIVNAIMELTM, encoded by the exons atgaggatggaacAGGAGGATGGAGCCG CGCCCCCGCCCATGGCCGCAGCGCCCCCGCCGATGCCGGCCAAGGAGGAGGCTCGCCCCCCGCCCGAGGGGGCCAGCTGTgagcccggcgccgccgccgccgccccccccggCTCTCCgtgccgccccccgcccgcggAGCCGCTGGACGCGCGCATCGTGATGGGCGAGGAGACGCGCAGCGCGCCGCCCGAGCTGCGGGGCGCGCCCCCCGTGCCTTGCCCCTTCCCCGCGCCCCCCAAGGAGCCGCCCCCGGGCCGCCCCCCCGCACTCGACCCCGAGCTCTTCTTCACGGCGCCCTCCACGCCGGTGCGGGCGGGGGGGCCGCGGCCGGGGCCGCCCGAGGAGCCGACGGACGGGGACAGCGAGGGGCTCTGCTCGCCCCCCACGTCCCCCTCGGGCTCCTACATGACGGCCGAGGGCGGCAGCTGGGGCTCCTCGGGCACCGCCAGCACCTCCCCGTCCTGCTCCCCCAACCTGGCGGCCGAGGCCGAAGGCCTGGGGGAGGCCGAGGGCGAGGCCGAAGGGCTGgggggtgccctggggctgccccccgGCCTGGGGGAACCCCCGGCCttccccccgctgtcccccgaggaggaggatgacgatgaggatgatgatgacgaGGACGGGCCCTTCGCGCCGCCGGGCTGCGCGGATGACGAGGacgaggatgatgatgatgaggacgGGCAGACcccggaggaggaggaggatgaggacgAGGGCTCGGGGCTGATCCCGGCGGCGCTGCTCCCGTTCCGCGGCAGTCTCCTCTTCCAGGCCGAGGCCGTGGAGATCTCACCGCGGGCCGcccccgaggaggaggaggaggaggatgaaggcaGCACCTCGGCGTCCTTCCTGCGCTCGCTGTCCGAGAGCTCCATCCCCGAGGGCGGGGACGAGGCCTTCGCCTTCCGCGACGACACCGACGCCTCCTCGGACTCGGCCGCCTACGACGGGGACGAGGACGAGCGGCTCTACGGCAGCGAGCGGCACGCGGGGACACCCCCGGGctcccccgcgccccccggcgTGGAGCTGCACCTGCGGGCCGGGTCCCCGTGCACCGGGACagccccggcaccgcccggcGGGGACGCGCAGCTGGACGGCCACGTCTGTGTCCCCGTCACCGCCTTTGTCCCCATGGCCGCGGCGTGGCCCGAGCCCCCCGAGGGGGCGGCGGCAGCCACAGAAGGTTCTGGAACAGCGCAGGGACCGTGCCCGGAGCTGGCAGGGACTGGCCCTGTCCCTCCGGCCCccgggctctgtgccagggacccccagagccaccagccGGGGGGCACCAACGGGGACGGGCCTGGCAGTGACAGCGATGGTGACAATGACCTCGAGCTCAGCACGGGGACAGTGGGGAGCGCCGATGGCCACAGCGAGCTGGGATCTGCAGCCACCGCCCTGGGGACATCAGTGACACCGACCCCCCTGGATGAGATGGACACTGCAGACAATGAtgtggtggcaccagtgacacCGACCCCCCTGGATGAGATGGACGCTGCAGACAATGAtgtggtggcaccagtgacacCAACCCCCCTGGATGAGATGGACTCAGTGGACGCTGTcctggtggcaccagtggcaccCAGCCTGGTGGACTCGGTGGACTCCGATGTGGTGACACCAACCCCCCTGGATGAGATGGACgttgcagcccccagcccagtgACACCCAGCCCGCCTGACACTGACATGGTGACACCGGGGACACCAATCCCACTGGACACTGCAGATGCTGATGAGGTGACAGCCAGCCTGATGGACAGCACAGCCACCGGCCTGGTGGCACCCAGCCCGTTggatgctgcagcccctgaTGGAGTGGCATTGGTGACACCAAGCCCACCAGATGAGCCAGACACTGTGGCCACCAGCCACACTGTGGTGACAACAGTGACAGCCAGCCCACCAGATGAGCTGGACAGTGTGGCTACCAGCCTGGTGACAAGAGTGACACCCAGCCCACCACATGAGCTGGAGGACACCATGGCCACGGACCTGGTGACACCAACCCCACTGGTGACAGCCAGCCCCCTAGATGAGCCCGATACTGCAGCCACCAGCCTggtgacaccagtgacaccaagCCCACCACATGAGCTGGACATCACGGCCACTGACCTGGTGACAGAGATGACACCCAGCCAGCTGGACAAGATGGAAGCTGTGGACACTGTCCTAGTGACACCCACTCTGAAGGATGCTGTGCCCACTGACTTggtgacaccagtgacacccACCCTGATGGCCAGTGTGGCCACCAGCCCGGTGACATCGCCCCCCATGGATGAGAGTAATGCTGCAGCCATTGACCTGGTGACATCTGTGACACCACTCCCCATGGACGAGAGTAGCACTGCGGCCACCAGCCTGGTGACATCGGTGACACCTGCCCCGATGGCCACCACGGACGCTGCCCCAGTGACCCCGAGTGTGATGGACACCGCGGACACCAGAACGGTGACATCGGTGACACCAAGCCCCCAGGATGAAACGGCCACTGTGACCACTGAGATGGCCCCCGTGACCCCTGACCTGAAGGACACCGTGACCCCCGACCAGAAGGGCACCATGACCTCTGCTGCATTGACCCCCGACCTGAAGGACACCGTGACCcctgctgcagtgacccctGACCTGAAGGACACCGTGACCcctgctgcagtgacccctGACCTGAAGGACACCGTGACCCCTGCTGCAGTGACCCCCAGCCCGAAGGACACCGTGGCCACCACTGCAGTGACCCCCAGCCCCCCGGCCGCTGtccctgccccgtgtccccctgcccGGGCCGTGTCCCCCGTGGCGCTGGCAGCCCGGGAgtcccccgctgtccccgcgtGTCCCCTGGCACGGGCACCGCTGTCACAGccccctggggacatccctgagGAGCGGGGGGACGCGGCCACCGCCTCGGCCGAGGGTTTGTCCCCGGCGCTGCCGGACACGTCCCGCACCGGCTTTGTCACCGTCCCCGCGGGGGGAGAGGCCGCGCCGAGCCTCTCGGCGcccgaggaggaggaagaggaggaagcagaggatgaggatgaagatgaggatgcGGCCCCCGCGCCCCCCTCGCCGCAGTTCACGGCCTCGGAGCGGGAGGTGTTCGTGGGGACCCCCCCGGCGCCCCCcgagctgctgccaccacccgGTGCCTTTtcggggcgcggggccggcccgggggtgccgccccccgccccccggccgggccccgagccccccggccccgctgcagGGGACACCGATGCCAAaggccccccgagcccccccgcGGCCCCCcccgagcagcagcaggaggaagaggaggccgTGGGGGGGGtcgcccccagccccctccccgctGCGGGGCcgccccctgagcccccccgCCCTGCGCCCCCCAAACTCAGCCAAGTGCctccccccagggccccccccgGCCAGGAGCCccccccggggctgcccctctCCAGGAAGCACCTCGAAG ccccccaggcGCCCCCGCAGAAGGAGCCggagccccggggccgggcgggggtcccgggggcgggggcggcccgggcGCCCCCCCGGGGGTCTCTGCAGTCCGAGTCGAGCTCGTCCAGCGAGGCTgagcccccccggccccccccggccccccagcGCTGCCAGCCCAACCACCGAG GGTCCGGGAACGAGTCCGAGAGCAACGACGAGTCCATCCCGGAGCTGGAGGAGCCCGAGGGCTCGGagctgccccctgcccagccccag GTGCCCCTCGGCCACGGCCTCGGGCCTGGGGAGGAGCCGCTCAGCAAAGCCAAGCAGAGCCGCAGCGAGAAGAAAGCCCGAAAG GCCATGTCCAAGCTGGGGCTGCGGCAGATCCACGGCGTCACCCGCATCACCATCCGCAAGTCCAAGAACATCCTGTTCGTCATCTCCAAACCCGACGTGTTCAAGAGCCCGGCCTCCGACATCTACATCGTCTTTGGGGAGGCCAAG aTCGAGGACTTGTCCCAGCAAGTGCACAAGGCAGCGGCTGAGAAGTTCAAGGTGCCCCTGGAGCACTCGGCGCTGGTGACTGacgctgctcctgccctggccatCAAGGAGGagagcgaggaggaggaggag gtggACGAGACAGGCCTGGAGGTGCGGGACATCGAGCTGGTGATGGCCCAGGCCAACGTGTCCCGGCCCAAGGCTGTGAGAGCCCTGAGGCACAACAACAACGACATCGTCAACGCCATCATG GAACTGACCATGTAG